In Phoenix dactylifera cultivar Barhee BC4 chromosome 11, palm_55x_up_171113_PBpolish2nd_filt_p, whole genome shotgun sequence, the following are encoded in one genomic region:
- the LOC120112563 gene encoding uncharacterized protein LOC120112563 — protein MVRGSQGRAPTNQAGEASHSSGPQGQSTPETAAGNQTRVLELIEEVVGLVRQQRQQPQQPIQQVVDPPEQRRSIAEFKRMAPSVFKGTTSPQEAEAWIDEMEKAFRAMECTDEEKVRFATYMLQDRAHHWWMSVERTLASEQEALTWQRFRTAFYSKYFPSSRLRELEREFLNLSQGTMTVDEYEAEFDRAKNMEIVWKETQDSKDRIQKKRSRDDDTHSGQNSGRTAKFHNRSEQSEKQRSYGETIQQEKLKCEACGGAHKTELCRRLSGACFKCGQQGHRIKECPYNQQDSQSVQRPQTTRTQQVQASPTPAQSAQPSSSKQQIGGRPYTQGRIYALTQHDAQASNTVVSGTLPVASVYAYILIDSGATHSLCHRYLCENMTYLVCR, from the exons ATGGTCAGGGGCTCTCAGGGAAGAGCCCCTACCAACCAAGCTGGCGAGGCATCGCATAGCTCAGGACCCCAGGGTCAATCAACTCCAGAAACTGCCGCCGGAAATCAAACCCGGGTGCTCGAACTGATTGAGGAGGTCGTTGGGTTAGTACGCCaacagaggcaacaacctcagcaaccAATCCAGCAAGTCGTTGATCCTCCGGAGCAAAGAAGGAGTATAGCTGAATTCAAGAGAATGGCTCCTTCAGTTTTTAAAGGCACCACTAGTCCTCAAGAGGCCGAAGCCTGGATagatgaaatggagaaagcctTCAGAGCAATGGAGTGCACTGATGAAGAAAAGGTCAGATTTGCCacatatatgcttcaggaccgagctcatcattggtggatgtcTGTGGAGCGCACATTGGCATCTGAGCAGGAGGCACTTACCTGGCAGAGGTTTCGCACagccttctactccaagtattttccTTCAAGTCGCCTTAGGGAGCTAGAGAGAGAATTTCTAAATCTGTCTCAAGGAACTATGACTGTGGATGAGTATGAGGCAGAGTTTGACAG GGCCAAGAATATGGAAATTGTCTGGAAGGAAACACAAGATTCAAAAGatagaatacaaaagaagaggagcagaGATGATGATACTCATAGTGGACAGAATTCTGGCAGGACAGCAAAATTTCATAATAGATCCGAGCAATCAGAAAAGCAGAGATCTTATGGAGAGACTATTCAACAAGAGAAGCTTAAATGTGAAGCATGTGGAGGCGCCCATAAGACAGAACTTTGTAGACGGTTGTCCGGCGCTTGTTTCAAATGTGGCCAACAGGGTCATAGGATAAAGGAGTGCCCTTATAATCAGCAAGACTCTCAATCAGTTCAGAGGCCTCAAACTACAAGAACCCAGCAAGTGCAAGCTTCTCCTACTCCGGCTcagtcagctcagccttcttcttctaAGCAGCAGATAGGAGGGAGACCGTACACACAGGGTCGTATTTATGCACTGACTCAGCAcgatgctcaggcatccaataCTGTGGTGTCAGGTACACTACCGGTTGCTTCTGTTTATGCTTATATACTAATTGATTCTGGTGCTACACATTCACTGTGTCATCGATATTTGTGCGAAAATATGACCTACCTTGTGTGCCGTTAG